The Sphingomonas sinipercae genome contains a region encoding:
- a CDS encoding Mrp/NBP35 family ATP-binding protein yields MDEALKPLDQSLHGPRIRSRKRVGGTLTIVADATGLPPADRSTMEAELRALGGSLPGITEVRIALTASQPQRKLIAIASGKGGVGKSTLTTNLAVALARMGKKVGVIDADVYGPSQTQLLGTQEKPTADDKKLNPVAAHGVKFLSLGQLVSPGHALAWRGPMAAGALAQLVEGNWEDTELLLVDLPPGTGDVQLSLIQKSRPDGAVIVSTPQALALIDATRAIDLFGKTSVPVLGMVENMAGYVCPHCGEESHPFGSGGAEAAAAELGIDFLGRLPLMPSVREASDAGTPLAGADGPEGRAFADLAHKLLDRLETAPA; encoded by the coding sequence ATGGACGAAGCCCTCAAGCCGCTGGACCAAAGTCTGCATGGGCCGCGCATCCGCTCGCGCAAGCGGGTTGGCGGAACGTTGACGATCGTCGCCGACGCCACCGGCCTCCCGCCCGCTGACCGGTCCACGATGGAAGCCGAGTTGCGAGCGCTTGGCGGCAGCTTGCCCGGCATCACCGAAGTTCGAATTGCGCTGACCGCCTCCCAGCCGCAGCGCAAGCTGATCGCAATCGCCAGTGGCAAAGGCGGGGTCGGCAAGTCGACTCTGACGACCAACCTGGCGGTCGCGCTTGCACGCATGGGCAAGAAGGTCGGTGTGATCGACGCCGACGTTTACGGCCCGTCGCAGACGCAATTGCTCGGGACTCAGGAAAAGCCGACCGCGGACGACAAGAAGCTGAATCCCGTCGCTGCGCACGGGGTGAAGTTCTTGTCGCTTGGCCAGCTGGTTTCGCCCGGCCACGCGCTTGCCTGGCGCGGCCCGATGGCGGCGGGCGCCCTCGCCCAGCTCGTCGAAGGCAATTGGGAAGATACCGAACTGCTGCTCGTCGATTTGCCGCCCGGCACTGGCGACGTGCAGTTGTCGCTGATCCAGAAATCGCGCCCCGACGGCGCGGTCATCGTTTCAACGCCGCAGGCGCTGGCCCTGATCGACGCGACCCGGGCGATCGACCTGTTCGGGAAGACCTCCGTCCCGGTGCTTGGGATGGTCGAGAACATGGCTGGCTACGTCTGCCCGCACTGCGGCGAGGAATCGCATCCCTTCGGTAGCGGCGGTGCGGAGGCGGCGGCGGCGGAACTCGGCATAGATTTCCTCGGCCGGCTGCCGCTGATGCCGTCGGTTCGCGAAGCCTCCGACGCAGGGACGCCGTTGGCCGGCGCCGACGGCCCGGAGGGCCGCGCCTTCGCCGACCTTGCGCACAAGTTACTCGACCGGCTGGAAACCGCGCCGGCGTAA
- a CDS encoding glutamate--cysteine ligase, whose product MTTRTDESESPLIEGRDDLLKVFSGGAKPRESWRIGTEHEKFVYRTADFRAPSYDEPGGIRDLLMGMTEFGWSPVIENGNVIALSGPDGTISLEPAGQLELSGAALTDLHETCAEAGRHLKQAKAIGERLGVGFLGLGMWPDKTRAELPIMPKGRYAIMLNYMPKVGSLGLDMMLRTCTIQVNLDYSSEADMVAKFRVGLALQPVATALFANSPLTEGKPNGYLSFRSHIWEDTDPDRTGMLPFVFEEGFGYERYLDYALDVPMYFVYRDGKYIDVAGESFRAFLDGKLPQLPGEKPRLTDFTDHLSTAFPEVRLKSFLEMRGADGGRWGKICALPALWVGLLYDDQALGAAWELAKHWSIEEREQLRHDVPKLGLRTPVPGGGTMLELARQVVAIASQGLNRRARVNSAGDNESGFLDPLHDIVATGQSPADRLLDRFNGEWQGDVRRIYQELSF is encoded by the coding sequence ATGACGACGCGGACCGATGAGAGCGAAAGCCCGCTGATCGAGGGCCGCGACGACCTGCTTAAGGTCTTTTCCGGCGGTGCGAAGCCGCGCGAAAGCTGGCGCATCGGTACCGAGCACGAGAAATTCGTCTATCGCACCGCCGATTTCCGAGCCCCGTCCTACGACGAGCCCGGCGGCATCCGCGACCTGCTGATGGGCATGACCGAATTCGGCTGGTCGCCGGTGATTGAGAACGGCAACGTCATCGCCCTGTCCGGGCCCGATGGCACGATCAGCCTGGAACCCGCTGGGCAGCTCGAGCTTTCCGGCGCGGCGCTGACCGACCTGCACGAAACCTGCGCCGAAGCCGGCCGCCATCTCAAGCAGGCAAAGGCCATCGGCGAGCGCCTCGGCGTCGGCTTCCTTGGCCTCGGCATGTGGCCCGACAAAACCCGGGCCGAACTGCCGATCATGCCCAAGGGCCGCTACGCGATCATGCTCAACTACATGCCGAAGGTCGGCAGCCTCGGCCTCGACATGATGCTCCGCACCTGCACGATCCAGGTGAACCTCGACTATTCCAGCGAAGCCGACATGGTCGCCAAGTTCCGCGTCGGCCTGGCCCTGCAGCCGGTGGCGACAGCGCTGTTCGCCAACTCGCCGCTGACCGAAGGCAAGCCCAACGGTTACCTCAGCTTCCGCAGCCATATCTGGGAAGACACCGACCCCGATCGCACCGGCATGCTGCCGTTCGTGTTCGAAGAGGGCTTCGGGTACGAACGCTATCTCGACTACGCGCTCGATGTGCCGATGTACTTCGTCTACCGCGACGGGAAGTACATCGACGTCGCCGGCGAGAGTTTTCGCGCCTTCCTCGACGGCAAATTGCCGCAGCTTCCGGGCGAGAAGCCGCGATTGACCGATTTCACCGATCACCTCTCCACCGCCTTTCCCGAAGTGCGGCTGAAGAGCTTCCTCGAAATGCGCGGCGCGGACGGCGGCCGCTGGGGCAAGATTTGTGCGCTGCCCGCGCTGTGGGTGGGCCTGCTGTACGACGACCAAGCGCTTGGTGCGGCGTGGGAGCTGGCGAAGCACTGGTCGATCGAAGAGCGCGAACAGTTGCGCCACGACGTGCCCAAGCTCGGGCTGCGCACGCCGGTCCCGGGCGGTGGGACGATGTTGGAACTCGCGCGCCAAGTTGTCGCAATCGCGTCCCAGGGTTTGAACCGGCGCGCCCGCGTCAATTCCGCCGGAGACAATGAAAGCGGGTTCCTCGATCCGCTGCACGATATCGTCGCCACCGGCCAATCGCCCGCCGACCGCCTGCTCGACCGATTCAACGGCGAATGGCAAGGCGACGTGCGCCGGATTTACCAGGAGCTGAGCTTCTAA
- a CDS encoding 16S rRNA (uracil(1498)-N(3))-methyltransferase produces MPATPAWPPKGLPRLFVRQPLAEGASIELDRDQANYLGNVMRLGEGAELLLFDGASGEWLARVAEAGKKRMTLAVERQTQAPETIPDVWLAFAPVKRTQTDWLVEKATELGAARLIPVVTQRTNVDRVKLERLQSISIEAAEQCGRTVLPKIDEPVPLKLFLQDSGRRLYFADENGGEPAVSSFMPGPATILTGPEGGFTDDERQLIRARPNAVAISLGPRILRAETAALAALASYMAVAGDWRG; encoded by the coding sequence ATGCCCGCAACACCCGCCTGGCCGCCGAAGGGCCTCCCGCGCCTATTCGTTCGGCAGCCGCTGGCCGAGGGCGCGAGCATCGAACTGGATCGCGACCAGGCCAACTATCTCGGCAACGTCATGCGCCTTGGCGAAGGCGCGGAGCTACTGCTGTTCGACGGTGCTTCCGGCGAATGGCTCGCCCGCGTCGCCGAGGCCGGAAAGAAGCGGATGACGCTTGCCGTCGAGCGCCAGACCCAGGCGCCCGAAACGATTCCCGATGTCTGGCTCGCCTTCGCGCCGGTAAAGCGGACCCAGACCGATTGGCTGGTGGAGAAGGCGACCGAGCTTGGCGCCGCGCGGCTGATCCCGGTGGTCACGCAGCGCACGAACGTTGACCGGGTGAAACTGGAGCGGCTGCAATCGATCTCCATCGAAGCGGCGGAGCAATGCGGTCGAACCGTACTGCCGAAGATCGACGAGCCGGTGCCGCTCAAGCTGTTCCTGCAAGACAGCGGGCGCCGCCTTTACTTCGCCGACGAAAATGGCGGGGAGCCCGCGGTGTCCAGCTTCATGCCCGGGCCGGCGACCATCCTGACCGGTCCCGAAGGCGGCTTCACCGATGACGAACGCCAACTGATCCGCGCCCGGCCAAATGCCGTCGCAATCTCGCTCGGCCCGCGCATCCTTCGGGCCGAGACGGCAGCGCTCGCCGCCTTGGCTTCGTACATGGCCGTTGCCGGCGACTGGCGCGGATAA
- the hflK gene encoding FtsH protease activity modulator HflK: MSMISGWGGSIRGLFNDNKGPWGSAEPGDSGEEPPRSPWGQSAKGPRPVPGDPNRSSLDDFLRRGRARFGGGGLPGRPDGSLIGWGLAAVAALWLVLSSMHVIAPSERGVVTQFGRYAYTLGPGVGLTLPWPIHDVQKVDVENIRIVDLGSANSEDLMLTGDQNIIDIAYSVRWSISQPELYLFELARPQETIRQVAESAMRAVVSRVTLDEAIGDKRSDIEGQVAQVMQQILNQYHAGVTIRGIAIKQADPPQAVNDAFKDVSAAQQDAQRYRNAANAYAQQLTAKAQGEATAFDKVYEQYKLSPEVTRRRMYYETMERVLSKVPKTIVESQTGVVPYLPLPAVKAQPAPNPGAAQ; encoded by the coding sequence ATGAGCATGATTTCGGGGTGGGGCGGATCGATCCGCGGCCTGTTTAACGACAACAAGGGTCCATGGGGATCGGCCGAACCCGGCGATTCCGGCGAGGAGCCGCCGCGCAGCCCATGGGGACAGTCCGCCAAGGGCCCACGCCCTGTTCCTGGCGACCCCAATCGCTCCTCGCTTGACGATTTCCTTCGCCGCGGCCGCGCTCGGTTTGGCGGCGGCGGCCTTCCCGGCAGGCCGGACGGATCGCTGATCGGCTGGGGTCTTGCCGCCGTGGCGGCGCTTTGGCTGGTCCTGTCCAGCATGCACGTGATCGCGCCTTCGGAACGCGGCGTCGTCACGCAATTCGGTCGCTATGCTTATACGCTCGGACCCGGCGTCGGGCTGACACTGCCGTGGCCGATCCACGACGTGCAGAAAGTGGACGTCGAGAACATCCGGATCGTGGACCTGGGGTCCGCCAATTCGGAAGACCTGATGCTGACCGGCGACCAGAACATCATCGATATCGCTTATTCCGTGCGCTGGAGCATCAGCCAGCCGGAGCTCTACCTGTTCGAACTGGCCCGGCCGCAGGAGACCATTCGGCAGGTGGCGGAAAGCGCGATGCGCGCGGTCGTCAGCCGGGTGACCCTGGACGAGGCGATCGGCGACAAGCGCAGCGACATCGAGGGGCAGGTCGCGCAGGTGATGCAGCAGATCCTCAACCAATATCATGCCGGCGTGACCATTCGCGGCATCGCGATCAAGCAGGCCGATCCCCCGCAGGCGGTCAATGACGCGTTCAAGGACGTGTCGGCGGCGCAGCAGGATGCACAACGCTATCGCAACGCGGCCAACGCTTATGCGCAGCAGCTCACCGCCAAGGCCCAGGGCGAGGCGACGGCGTTCGACAAGGTGTACGAGCAGTACAAACTGTCGCCCGAAGTCACGCGCCGCCGAATGTACTACGAGACCATGGAGCGCGTGCTGAGCAAGGTCCCGAAAACGATCGTGGAGTCGCAGACCGGGGTCGTGCCGTACCTGCCGCTGCCGGCGGTCAAGGCCCAGCCCGCGCCCAATCCGGGAGCCGCACAATGA
- the hflC gene encoding protease modulator HflC, protein MIELVKRRPLMSAVLALLLLGVLATAFPIVPETKQAVVVRFGKPERILNQWRPNQPIGSAGAGISWRIPFVENIVWIDKRVLDVDMERQPVLSTDQRRLEVDAFARYRIVNPLRMYITARSESNLAAALRPILGSEVRNELGKVPFAALLSPERQGIMENVRKRLDIVAQQYGAQVIDVRIKKADLPDGTPLRSAYEQMRSAREQEARSIRAEGGKQAQIIRAQADADAAKTYAASFGRDPQFYDFYRAMQSYEATFVGDENNKPAETNIILSPQNDYLREFTGRSR, encoded by the coding sequence ATGATCGAGCTGGTCAAGCGCCGCCCGCTGATGAGCGCCGTCCTCGCCTTGCTCCTGCTCGGCGTGCTGGCGACCGCCTTCCCGATCGTGCCCGAGACGAAGCAGGCGGTCGTGGTGCGGTTCGGCAAGCCGGAGCGAATCCTCAACCAGTGGCGGCCCAACCAGCCGATCGGTTCGGCCGGGGCCGGCATTTCCTGGCGGATTCCATTCGTGGAAAACATCGTCTGGATCGACAAGCGTGTGCTCGACGTGGACATGGAGCGCCAGCCGGTCCTGTCGACCGATCAGCGCCGGCTCGAGGTCGATGCCTTTGCCCGCTACCGGATCGTCAATCCGCTGCGGATGTACATCACGGCCCGAAGCGAATCGAACCTCGCGGCGGCGCTTCGCCCGATCCTTGGCTCCGAAGTTCGCAACGAGCTTGGCAAGGTGCCGTTCGCGGCGCTCCTGTCGCCCGAGCGGCAGGGCATCATGGAAAATGTGCGCAAGCGGCTCGACATCGTCGCCCAGCAATATGGCGCGCAGGTCATCGACGTCCGGATCAAGAAGGCGGACCTGCCCGACGGCACGCCCTTGCGTTCCGCCTATGAGCAGATGCGCAGCGCGCGCGAACAGGAAGCGCGTTCGATCCGGGCAGAAGGCGGCAAGCAGGCGCAGATCATTCGCGCGCAAGCCGACGCCGATGCAGCCAAGACCTATGCCGCAAGCTTCGGCCGCGACCCGCAATTCTACGATTTCTATCGCGCGATGCAGTCCTACGAGGCGACGTTCGTCGGCGACGAAAACAACAAGCCGGCCGAAACGAACATCATTTTGTCGCCTCAAAACGACTATTTGCGGGAATTTACTGGCCGGAGTCGTTGA
- the ubiA gene encoding 4-hydroxybenzoate octaprenyltransferase yields the protein MSSNTDIVPDSERRGLIGALPPRLRPFASLMRLDRPIGTWLLYWPCAWSVALAGVDGRWDLLLWLAPGAFAMRSAGCVYNDIVDRDLDRQVERTRLRPLASGRVSLPSAWVLVAGLCAIGLLVLLQLNFTAALVALASIAPVLAYPFMKRITWWPQAWLGLVFGWGALVGWPAVTGSLDWPVLLLWLGSVAWVVGYDTLYAIQDIEDDALVGVKSSARRLGDRAAAGVAVFYAMALMLWGAAVWLVRPDWVALLALLPAALHLANQALRADPKDGEGALALFRSNRLCGLFVFLAMLVVGLSSR from the coding sequence GTGAGCAGCAACACCGACATCGTCCCGGACAGCGAACGGCGCGGGCTGATCGGCGCGCTGCCGCCGCGGCTGCGTCCGTTCGCTTCGCTGATGCGGCTCGACCGGCCCATTGGGACCTGGCTGCTTTACTGGCCGTGCGCATGGAGCGTGGCGCTGGCCGGTGTGGACGGGCGATGGGACCTGTTGCTGTGGCTAGCGCCCGGCGCTTTCGCGATGCGGAGCGCCGGCTGCGTCTATAACGACATTGTCGACCGCGATTTGGACCGGCAGGTGGAGCGAACGCGGCTTCGGCCGCTAGCGAGCGGGCGGGTGTCGTTGCCGTCGGCCTGGGTGCTGGTTGCCGGGCTTTGCGCAATCGGCCTGCTGGTGCTGCTCCAGCTCAACTTCACCGCTGCACTGGTCGCGCTCGCAAGCATCGCGCCGGTGCTGGCTTATCCCTTCATGAAGCGGATTACCTGGTGGCCGCAGGCGTGGTTGGGGCTAGTGTTCGGCTGGGGCGCGCTGGTCGGGTGGCCGGCCGTGACGGGCAGCCTGGATTGGCCGGTGCTTCTCTTGTGGCTCGGCAGCGTGGCGTGGGTGGTCGGCTACGACACGCTCTACGCCATCCAGGATATCGAGGACGACGCCCTGGTCGGCGTGAAAAGCAGCGCCCGCAGGCTCGGGGACAGGGCGGCGGCCGGCGTGGCAGTGTTCTACGCGATGGCGCTGATGTTGTGGGGCGCGGCGGTGTGGCTGGTGCGGCCGGACTGGGTGGCGTTGCTGGCGTTGCTCCCGGCGGCACTGCACCTCGCCAACCAGGCGCTGCGGGCCGATCCGAAGGACGGCGAGGGCGCGCTTGCGCTATTCCGCTCGAACCGCCTGTGCGGCCTGTTCGTTTTCCTCGCGATGCTGGTCGTCGGCCTGTCGAGCCGCTAG
- a CDS encoding TldD/PmbA family protein, with protein MLSVSDAQALVQRLVEHSTASGADAADAIYAGGTSSSVEVRLRELEGVSRSEDQEVGLRVFIGQKSATVSSSELSRESLDELVRRALAMAAEAPEDPFAGLALEALLARGPFADLEAFDAVEPEPSDLRARALAAEEAALGVAGVTNSTGASASASSSGIALATSGGFVGGYRTSGFSCSAGVVAGEGGGMQRDSAWHSARHLDDLEAPDDLGRKAGERAVARLNPGRIESGPMPVLFDPRVASSLLGHLAGAINGASIARKSSFLQDKLGSLVFAPGVSIVDDPLRRRGLRSRPFDGEGVGVARQEIIADGVLQTWLADSAAARQLGIAPTGHAARGVGGSPSASPSNFYMAAGKRSREQLLAAFPHALLVTELIGMGVNGVTGDYSRGAAGFIVSGGEIGPAVQEITIAANLIEMFATLEPGSDLEFRRGVDAPTVLVPQMMVAAA; from the coding sequence ATGCTTTCAGTCAGCGACGCGCAAGCCCTCGTCCAGCGCCTGGTCGAACACTCCACCGCCAGCGGCGCCGACGCCGCCGATGCGATCTATGCCGGCGGCACCTCGAGCAGCGTCGAGGTCAGGCTGCGCGAGCTTGAGGGAGTCAGCCGTTCGGAGGACCAGGAAGTCGGCTTGCGCGTCTTCATCGGGCAGAAATCGGCCACCGTGTCCTCGTCCGAACTGTCGCGCGAAAGCCTCGATGAACTGGTCCGGCGGGCCCTCGCAATGGCCGCGGAAGCGCCGGAAGACCCGTTCGCGGGCCTGGCGCTGGAGGCGTTGCTGGCGCGCGGACCATTCGCCGATCTCGAAGCCTTTGACGCGGTCGAGCCGGAACCGTCGGACCTGCGAGCGCGGGCGCTGGCGGCCGAGGAAGCGGCGCTTGGGGTTGCGGGCGTGACCAATTCCACAGGGGCATCTGCTTCCGCTTCGAGCTCCGGCATCGCGCTTGCAACATCGGGCGGGTTCGTCGGCGGATACCGAACCAGCGGGTTCAGTTGCTCGGCCGGGGTCGTCGCCGGTGAAGGCGGCGGGATGCAGCGGGACAGCGCCTGGCACAGCGCCCGCCACCTCGACGATCTCGAAGCGCCGGACGACCTTGGGCGCAAGGCGGGCGAGCGCGCGGTTGCGCGTCTCAATCCGGGGCGGATCGAGTCCGGGCCTATGCCGGTGCTGTTCGATCCCCGGGTCGCGTCGAGCCTGCTTGGCCACCTCGCGGGAGCGATCAACGGCGCGTCGATCGCGCGCAAATCGAGTTTTCTCCAGGACAAGCTGGGGAGCCTGGTCTTCGCGCCGGGGGTGTCGATCGTCGACGATCCGTTGCGTCGCCGAGGCCTCCGCTCCCGCCCGTTCGACGGCGAAGGCGTCGGCGTCGCGCGGCAGGAGATCATTGCCGACGGCGTGCTCCAGACCTGGCTTGCCGACAGCGCGGCGGCGCGGCAATTGGGGATCGCGCCGACGGGGCATGCGGCGCGCGGCGTCGGCGGCAGCCCGAGTGCCAGTCCGAGCAATTTCTACATGGCGGCCGGCAAGCGCAGCCGCGAGCAGCTGCTTGCCGCGTTCCCGCACGCGCTGCTGGTGACCGAGCTGATCGGCATGGGGGTCAACGGCGTCACCGGCGATTACAGCCGTGGCGCGGCGGGATTTATCGTTAGCGGCGGGGAAATCGGGCCGGCGGTGCAGGAAATCACCATCGCTGCAAACCTGATCGAGATGTTCGCGACGCTGGAGCCTGGGTCGGACCTGGAATTCCGTCGCGGCGTCGATGCGCCGACCGTCCTGGTGCCGCAAATGATGGTGGCGGCGGCCTAG
- the pip gene encoding prolyl aminopeptidase: MQTQQRRGLYPEFEPYETGMLDVGDGHSLYWELSGNPDGKPVVFLHGGPGGGSSPSHRRQFNPGKYKILVFDQRGCGKSKPFASLENNTTWDLIDDIEKLRTRVAKVDKWMVFGGSWGSTLALAYAQTYPDRVTELVLRGIFLFQQYELDWLYAEGGASSIYPDGWDEFVAPIPQEERADLLQAYRKRLTSDDKQTQIAAAQAFSRWEGRTVTLLPSPAVMEEFTESDKAISIARIENHYMINKGWLDEGQLLRGADKIRHIPGIIVQGRHDSCTPPRAAWALKRAWPEVDLQIVPDGGHLYNEPGILDGLVRATDRFADA, encoded by the coding sequence ATGCAGACCCAGCAGCGCCGCGGCCTCTACCCGGAATTCGAGCCGTACGAGACCGGGATGCTCGACGTCGGCGACGGCCACAGCCTGTATTGGGAGCTTAGCGGAAATCCCGACGGCAAGCCCGTCGTCTTCCTCCACGGCGGTCCCGGTGGCGGCTCCTCGCCATCGCATCGCCGCCAATTCAACCCGGGAAAGTACAAGATCCTCGTCTTCGACCAGCGCGGCTGCGGCAAGTCGAAGCCCTTCGCGAGCTTGGAGAACAACACCACCTGGGACCTGATCGACGACATCGAGAAGCTGCGCACACGGGTCGCAAAGGTCGACAAGTGGATGGTGTTCGGCGGTAGCTGGGGCTCGACCCTCGCGCTCGCTTACGCCCAGACCTATCCCGACCGGGTCACCGAACTGGTGCTGCGCGGCATCTTCCTGTTCCAGCAATATGAACTCGACTGGCTTTATGCCGAGGGCGGCGCCAGCTCGATCTACCCCGACGGCTGGGACGAATTCGTCGCGCCGATCCCGCAAGAAGAACGCGCCGACCTGCTCCAGGCCTATCGCAAGCGGCTCACCAGCGACGACAAGCAGACTCAAATTGCCGCTGCCCAAGCGTTCAGCCGCTGGGAGGGCCGGACCGTCACGCTGCTCCCCAGCCCAGCCGTGATGGAAGAGTTCACCGAAAGCGACAAGGCGATCTCGATCGCGCGGATCGAGAACCATTACATGATCAACAAGGGCTGGCTGGACGAAGGCCAGCTGCTGCGCGGCGCCGACAAGATCCGGCACATTCCCGGCATCATCGTTCAGGGCCGCCACGACAGCTGCACCCCGCCCCGCGCCGCCTGGGCGCTGAAGCGGGCATGGCCGGAGGTTGACCTTCAGATCGTCCCCGACGGCGGCCACCTCTACAACGAGCCCGGCATCCTCGACGGACTGGTGCGGGCAACGGACCGCTTCGCCGACGCCTAG
- a CDS encoding CoA-binding protein — MPLTTDAEIAELLGSARTIALVGASDRPDRPSFGVMKFLQDHGYRVIPVNPQITGEHVHGEFVWRELTQIGVPIDIVDIFRRPQAAGEAVDQAIAIGAKAVWMQIGVINEEAAARAEAAGLKVVMDRCPKIDIPRLRLPRIEQDA; from the coding sequence ATGCCGCTGACCACCGATGCCGAAATCGCCGAGCTGCTGGGCAGCGCCCGTACCATTGCGCTGGTCGGCGCGTCCGATCGCCCCGACCGCCCTTCCTTCGGCGTGATGAAGTTCCTGCAGGACCACGGCTATCGCGTGATCCCGGTCAACCCGCAGATCACCGGCGAGCATGTCCACGGCGAGTTCGTCTGGCGCGAGCTGACGCAGATCGGGGTGCCGATCGACATCGTCGACATCTTCCGCCGGCCGCAAGCCGCGGGCGAAGCGGTCGACCAGGCAATCGCCATCGGCGCCAAGGCGGTGTGGATGCAGATCGGCGTGATCAACGAAGAAGCCGCCGCCCGAGCCGAGGCGGCGGGATTGAAGGTGGTGATGGACCGTTGCCCGAAAATCGACATCCCGCGACTGCGGCTGCCGCGAATCGAGCAGGACGCCTAG